From Triticum aestivum cultivar Chinese Spring chromosome 4A, IWGSC CS RefSeq v2.1, whole genome shotgun sequence, a single genomic window includes:
- the LOC123088569 gene encoding receptor-like protein kinase 7 produces the protein MQFWSRVAAMLPIELNNQGIVDNLTENNKTRVWVSRRIGEDQLYLVHVQRTPGIGLPTSLVVKYFQNMNPTPLLDDSVKNRCKSEMILLASISHNNIINVLDVIERDEAVMLAYKYEVNGNLGYWLHQPKDAGRPLSWPERRTIAIGVAKGLCHLHHGCNKPIVHHNISSHNILLDQNFKAVIASFGAAQMNMVGLNQPLPIAEIPVGNFGYAAPEYGTAPGQLTEKVDIYSFGVVLLELVTGRVANGAGADGHLAIWAQDNCNELMANHREMFMMVVDREIPDRARYMEEMVMVFRLGVDCTARGPHLRPSMQMVLKRLRRGRFRAPLSCYLL, from the exons ATGCAGTTCTGGAGCCGTGTTGCGGCCATGCTGCCCATTGAGCTCAACAATCAAGGCATAGTCGACAACCTCACCGAAAATAATAAGACCAGGGTGTGGGTTAGCAGACGGATAGGGGAGGACCAACTCTACTTGGTGCATGTTCAGCGCACTCCAGGCATTGGTCTCCCGACCTCACTGGTCGTCAAGTATTTCCAGAACATGAACCCAACACCGCTACTGGATGACAGTGTTAAGAATCGATGCAAGTCAGAGATGATCCTGTTAGCTAGCATCTCACACAACAACATCATCAACGTCCTAGATGTCATCGAGAGGGATGAGGCCGTCATGCTAGCCTACAAGTATGAGGTGAATGGCAACCTTGGCTACTGGCTGCACCAGCCCAAGGATGCCGGTCGTCCATTGTCCTGGCCGGAGAGGAGGACCATCGCCATCGGCGTCGCCAAAGGGCTCTGCCACTTGCACCATGGATGCAACAAGCCGATTGTCCACCACAACATCAGCTCCCACAACATCTTGCTTGATCAGAATTTCAAGGCCGTGATAGCCAGTTTTGGCGCTGCACAGATGAACATGGTCGGCCTCAACCAACCGTTGCCGATCGCGGAGATTCCGGTTGGTAACTTTGGGTATGCAGCTCCAG AATATGGTACAGCGCCAGGCCAGCTGACGGAGAAAGTAGACATTTACAGTTTTGGTGTGGTGCTGCTAGAGCTCGTCACAGGGCGGGTGGCGAACGGAGCTGGAGCGGATGGTCATTTGGCGATTTGGGCACAGGATAATTGCAATGAGCTGATGGCAAATCATCGGGAAATGTTCATGATGGTCGTCGACAGAGAGATCCCAGATCGTGCACGATACatggaggagatggtgatggtgttCAGGCTGGGTGTGGATTGCACCGCCAGGGGTCCGCATCTAAGGCCGTCCATGCAGATGGTTCTCAAACGTCTCCGCCGGGGCCGATTCCGTGCCCCCCTCAGCTGCTACCTACTGTGA